In Actinoplanes octamycinicus, the genomic window GCGGTTCTCCGGCGCCGACGGGCGGCCCGAGGCGGTCAAGAACTTCCTGTCGTACACGCTGACCCGCCTCGGGGTCGACCACGTCGACATCTACCGGCCGGCCCGGGTCGACCCGCGGGTGCCGATCGAGGACACCATCGGCGCGATCAAGGAGCTGATCGAGGCGGGATACGTCCGGTACGCCGGGCTGTCCGAGGCCGGGGCGGCCACGATCCGCCGGGCCCATGCCGTGCACCCGATCGCCGACCTGCAGATCGAGTACTCGCTGCTGTCCCGGGGGATCGAGGCGGAGGTGCTGCCGACGCTGCGTGACCTGGGCATCGGGCTGACCGCGTACGGCGTGCTCAGCCGGGGTCTGCTCAGCGGGCACTGGGCGCCTGGCCGGGACGGCGACCACCGCAACCACAGTCCCCGCTTCTCGGGCGAGAACGCCGCGCACAACTTCGCCCTGGTCGACGCGCTGCGCCGGGTTGCCGAGGCCAAGGGCTGCACGGTCGCCCAGCTGGCGATCGCCTGGGTCGCCGCGCAGGGCGAGTTCATCGTTCCACTGATCGGGGCTCGCACCCGGGAGCGGCTGGCCGAGGCACTCCCGGCGATCGGCCTGGAGCTGACCGGCGACGACCTGGCCGAGATCGAGAAGGCGGTGCCGGCCGGGTCAGCCCGTGGCGACCGATACCCGGCGGCGTTCATGGCCGCCCTCGAGGTCGGGAACTGAAGCCGGTCAGGTGTTGATCAGGGTCAGCAGCCGGGCGCACTCGGCTCGGCCCGCGAGGCGGGCGATCGCCGAACGGTAGAGCAGCACGTCGGCCAGCACGTCGAAGCGGCTGCCGCGGGCGTGTTCGGTCAGCCACCGGTCGATGAGGGCCCACATCTGATCGTCGGTCAGCTCGTCGAGGCGGGACGACAGATGACCCCAGACCGGTCCGCGCAGGGTCGCGGTGCCGAGGTTGCGGTGCACCTGCGCCGTCCACTCGACGATCTCCGACGGGTCGAGAAGGTACAGCAGCTCGGCGAGGACCTCCTGTTTCAGCTCGGCCGGGTTCGGTCCGCCGACCAGGTACAGCACCCGGTAGGCGGACTCCCGATCACCGTGGTGGGCGTACCCGACGGCGAGGCCGGCCATGACGTACGCCCGTAGGGTCCCGCTGTCGATCTGCGGGGTGTCGGCCCGTTGCTCGAGCTGGGCCAGCTGTTCGGCGGAGAACAGCGGGGTCAGGGCCAGCGCCTCCCGCGCCCAGTCGTCCAACTCGCCGCGCCCATGGTTGTGCTCGGGTCCTTCGACACCTTCGCCGTAGCCACCGTCGAAGAGCAGCTCGCGGACGATCGGCCGGGCGTCGGGGGCGAGGAGGCGGACGAAGAACGGGGCCCACCCGTCGACGCTGCCGGCCAGCCAGGGGCTGTCCGGCGGGAACGGGTACACCGAGCCACGCCGGGACGCGACCTCGCGCAGCTCGCCGATCCGGGACCGGATCTCGGCCAGCGCGGCGTCGCGGTGATCGCCGCGCGGTCGGCGGGTGACCGCGGCGAGCCGGCAGAGGGTGAACCACGGCCCTGACCCCGACCCGGGCTCCAGCCGGGGACCGGTGGGCGGATACCAGCGCTGGCCGCCAGGCGGCGGGGTGCCCCAGTACGCGGCGGTCCACCAGGCGGCCAGGTCCCGCTGCTCGGGCGGCTCTTCGGCGTGTTCCGCCGGAAGGTGGGTGGTCAGCAGCCAGCCCAGCTCGCCGGACACCTCCGAGGTGCGGTCACCGTGGACCTCTTCGAGCACGGCGGCCGCCTCCCGTGGGCCGTCGGCCGCCCGGCGGGCCAGCAGTTCCTTCCGGGACCGATGGACGGTGGCGGACGCGGCGATCGGCATGAGATCGCGGGCCTGCTCGAGGGTGAGGTGCTCCGCGGCGGTCGCGATGAGCCAGGTCTCCGCGCCGGTGCGCTCGATCAGGTCGACGACCAGGTCGGTGCAGCCCGCCCGGACCATCGCCGGCACGGCCGGGATCAGCATGTTCAGGCTGTCGGCGAAGGCCTTGAGGTCCTGCGGCGCGGCTTCGGCGATCTCGGCGGCGGTGTCCTGCCGGGCCGGCGGGTCGAGAAGCGGGAGCAGCTGAGCGAGGCAGCACACCCGTTTCGCGCCGGTCAGCTCCGCGCGGACCCAGGAGGCGACCTCGTCGGCGTCGGCGGCGGGCAACACGCTCAGCAG contains:
- a CDS encoding aldo/keto reductase, which encodes MQKRTLGEHGPIVSALGLGAMSMSGAYGPADRGESIATVHAALDAGVTLIDTADFYGMGHNELLLGEALRGRDRDSYQLSVKFGQLVGPGMRFSGADGRPEAVKNFLSYTLTRLGVDHVDIYRPARVDPRVPIEDTIGAIKELIEAGYVRYAGLSEAGAATIRRAHAVHPIADLQIEYSLLSRGIEAEVLPTLRDLGIGLTAYGVLSRGLLSGHWAPGRDGDHRNHSPRFSGENAAHNFALVDALRRVAEAKGCTVAQLAIAWVAAQGEFIVPLIGARTRERLAEALPAIGLELTGDDLAEIEKAVPAGSARGDRYPAAFMAALEVGN